CAGGCTGAAGAGGGATTCCTGTGTTTTATCGTTCTTTTCTTCCCTGCAAAACCGGATGCGAATTTCCCCTTCATTTCCAGTAAACGCATGTTTGAGGGAATTGGAAACAAGCTCGTTAACAATAATCCCTAACGGGACTGCGGTATCCATATCAAAAAAGATGTTTTCTTCAAGGGTCACGTTTAATCTGAGATTGTCATTTCCAAGCCTGTATGTCCGGAAAAGGTTTTCGACAAGTTCTTCAATGTACGATGAAAAGTTAAGTGTGTCAAGCCCTCCACCTCTGTACAGTTCCTCATGGATGAGTGCCATTGATTTAACTCTGTCCTGACTTTCCCTGAAAGCGGCAAGGACTTCCAGATCCTTAATATCTTCTCTGTTATTGAACTTTTCAGCCTGAAGATCGAGAAGGGAGGAGATTACCTGCAGGTTATTCTTAATTCTGTGATGGATTTCCTTTTTGCGGGCAACTTCGATATTTGCCAGGGCTTCTTCAGCCTCTTTTCGCTTGGTGATGTCGGTTAGCAAGCTTATCGAGCCCATAAATTTCCCATCCTTATCAAAAAGGGATTTAGCATTTACGAGCGCCCATAAGGATGACCCGTCCTTACATACCAGTTTCAATTCATAGCTATCATTAATACCCTGCCGCCTTCTTTTCTGGTTCAGTTTGACAATATCCTTACTCTCTTCACTGACAAAGTCGCACATCTTTCTGCCAGTAACCTCTTCCAGAGGACATCCGAGCATATCCGTCATTTTCTTATTAGCGTAGCTGATCCTGACTTCAGAATCAATTATCAGTATGCCTTCACTGGCTGTCTCTATGATGTTGCGATACCTTCTTTCGCTCTCTCTCAATGCGTTAACAAAAGAGTCCCTCTCCACAAGTGAGTGAGCCAGTCTGGTATTGCTGTAGCTTAACTGTGAGATCATATGGGCAAGCTTCGTTAAGAAAGTCATTCCTGCTTCCACGGATTCCCTGCTCAGCCTCGGGACTTTTTCCAGTGCTGCCATGTATTCTTCTTCATTGAAACCGTATTTTCTTGCCTGAGACCGGAAAAAACCATAATCAACATACTCGTCCTCAAAAAAGAACTGTCCTGAAAAGATATTGCCTATGTGATGGCCGCCCACCATAATAGGCGTCGCTATGTCCCACATATTGTTCCTGCATCTGTACAGCTTAAATTGTCCAGGGAGAACGCCAGCGGATAGTTTTGTATCGCTTTCTATACAGTGCTTGCAGGTTTCTGGGTGAACCCTGTGGAACCTGGTGCATATATCCTGCCATCCGGAACTCACAAGAATATTGCCTTTGAGATCGACCAGGGCAAAGGTTATGTGAATAAGCTTATTAAAGTCGTCCATGAGGGATTTAATCGCCCGGGCATCAATAATATCAGCAAGCTCGAGGTTCTCAACCTCAGGAACAGGAGAGAAAGTATTCCCCATCTCAGGTTTCGTGCGCTTTTCAGTACTGTTGTGAATCTTCCTTTCTTCAGACCTTCCTTCCGCAACATCCCGGCCAATAAAGAAACCTTCAGGTATGCTGTTGCTGTCAAATTTCAGATCTGCCTCTTCACGCGTCCACCTGGCATTACTTTCCGTGGCGGTGAAAGGTTCAGGTTTTTCCCGATTCTCTTTCTGCACTTCCTTAACCTTCCATTGTCTGCGAGTAGGCCTGACAACTTCAGAATTACCGGGGGGTATAAATTAGACATTATTTGTTTCTGAAACCCCAGAATAATTCCCCATATTCGACGTCCCTTAAAATAACCTGAAAATTATGCCAGTAATAATGTGAGTTAGTAATATAACATTAATTTCATAAAGACGTTTGGATACTGTTAACAAATATTTTATTGGCTGAGTTTTTAAAGAAAAAAAATCGTATTCCGAAATAAAAAGAGATGTTTTTTCGAGCCAGAATATATTTATACAGAGCTGCCCACTACAGAACAGTTGACATACCTGTAGCCGGGATATCTGACTTTTTATTCACGGCTCATACGGATTTACCAGAGTTCCTTCGCTTTTTGCTTCCGATCTTGCT
This window of the Methanosarcina mazei S-6 genome carries:
- a CDS encoding PocR ligand-binding domain-containing protein; the encoded protein is MQKENREKPEPFTATESNARWTREEADLKFDSNSIPEGFFIGRDVAEGRSEERKIHNSTEKRTKPEMGNTFSPVPEVENLELADIIDARAIKSLMDDFNKLIHITFALVDLKGNILVSSGWQDICTRFHRVHPETCKHCIESDTKLSAGVLPGQFKLYRCRNNMWDIATPIMVGGHHIGNIFSGQFFFEDEYVDYGFFRSQARKYGFNEEEYMAALEKVPRLSRESVEAGMTFLTKLAHMISQLSYSNTRLAHSLVERDSFVNALRESERRYRNIIETASEGILIIDSEVRISYANKKMTDMLGCPLEEVTGRKMCDFVSEESKDIVKLNQKRRRQGINDSYELKLVCKDGSSLWALVNAKSLFDKDGKFMGSISLLTDITKRKEAEEALANIEVARKKEIHHRIKNNLQVISSLLDLQAEKFNNREDIKDLEVLAAFRESQDRVKSMALIHEELYRGGGLDTLNFSSYIEELVENLFRTYRLGNDNLRLNVTLEENIFFDMDTAVPLGIIVNELVSNSLKHAFTGNEGEIRIRFCREEKNDKTQESLFSLTISDNGKGIPDNIELENPGTLGLKLVGILVDQLDGNLELGRGQGTEFRISFRVLEKS